The Glutamicibacter mishrai DNA window TCCGGCTGCCGTTTTCCGCGTGCAGGTGCAGAGTTCATGGGAGTCAAGGTCGGTCCAGGGCTGACAGCCACTACCCGCACCCCGCTATCGCGGGTCTCCGCCCACAAAGCCTGGGTAAAAGACAGCACATATGCTTTTGATGCTGCATAGACGGCCAAAAGCGGGGCCGGGCTATAGGCTCCCGTGCTGGCTACGTTGATGATCGCCCCGTGCCCTCGTCGGACCATATCGGCGACAACCATTGTGGTTAATTCAGTCAGCGCCCCGACGTTCAGATCAACAAGCTGCCTCAGGATGGCAGGCTCGTATTCGGCAACCAAGTCCTTGGAACTCGTTCCTGCGCTGTTGACCAGCATCTCGATATCGATTCCCACCTCGGCGACTTTTGCGATCAATTCGCTAGCAGCTCCCGGGCTATGGAGATTCGAGGCAATGTTTTCGCCAGTCACGCCATGATTCTGGCTCAGTCCAGCGGCCGTCTGTTCGAGTCGATCCGATGCCCGAGCCACCAGAATGATGTTGGCACCGGCGGCAGCAAGCTCGTTGGCAATTGCCACCCCGATGCCACTCGACCCTCCAGTGACCAGTGCGTATTTTCCCGCCATTTCGCTCAAGGTCGTCATGGCCTCAGCCTATACCTTCGTGTTGGCGTAAGTTCCCTGGCCTAGCGCATGCGGCGCTTGATATCTCTGTTGGCGTATTGCTGCTGGATCAGCGGATGAAAATGCTCTTCAAGCGCGACAGCAAGCCCCGTGGCTTTTGAGAGCCGCGCTCTTCGAATTCAGCAAATTCCATCGCAATGTCGTCTTGGACATCAAAGGCCCTGAGGACTTCGCTGATTTGGCCGATGACCAGAAGGTCTATATGGATTCCAGTGATCTCGCCCTGTGCATCCCTCGTTTCCAGCACTGGAAAAACCCGGTCGGGACGAGGCAATGAGCATTGCGATATTCTCGCCATTGCTTGCCATGGGCAGCGGGGTGATCAGCGAACCGAGCGGGCCATCAATTTCGGTGTCCATCCGATCGAACCAGCCAGAAGCATCACTGGGAGATATGACGGACTCGAACCAGGTGGCAGGGTCTGCTGGCATGCCTGGGGCGATAGCCTCGGCATCCGTGATCGCCACGCTGGACATGTCCGAAGACGGGATTCCGCGAAGGTCTGGTAATCCCGAAACACCGGCAATGGCACGAGTCCCAGCGTCCAAGCCCGTTTGGAGGAATTGCGCAGGTGCCACGGAAACGGTTGGTTCATCAGAAATGACAAGACTCAGGTAAGCAGGTCGGCTCAAGGAGTAGTCATAGCTTTCCGGAACATGCGCGATAGTCGCAACAACCCGATGGTCGCCGGCAGGCACGTTAATCATCCCAGGTGTCTGCAACAACAGCGGATCGCATACGGCCGCTATGCCCGAGCGGATATGCAGTTCTCCGAGTTCGTGCGCTTTGAATCTTGCCGGTTGCCCGTCAGGAAGCCTGAACACACCCGAACGCAAAGCAAATAGCTGATCCACGTACATGACATTCCCGCTTCCTGCCCCAAGGCGGATAGGCCGTCCTCCAACTGTCTACAGCGTAGCCGACCCCGCTGTTGCAGCTGCATCTATTCCGGCCGGTCATATTCAATTTCGAGATCCAACAGGCACAATGGAACTATGAATGCCCACGCAATATTTGCAGATTTTATCCAACGTCCTATCGATGCAGCTCATCGCCTCCCGGAGCTAACCGGCGAACAGCTGAATGCGCATCCAGAGAATCATCCGAATTCTATTGCTTGGTTGCTGTGGCACACCGGCCGCGAAATTGATGTCCAGCTATCCCACCTCTACGGCAAGCCTGAAGTCTGGGAGTCCTTCCGCGAACGTTTTGATTTGGGTGAACTTGGCGATTCCGTGGGTTATGGGCACACCACTGAGCAGGCCCGCAAGATTCAGGTTTCAGATCGACAGCTTTTGGTGGACTACGTGGAAGCCTGCCTTCGAGCACTCGCGGACTACATCAATGTGTTGGCCGAAACCGATCTGGATGAGGTTATCGACACCAGCTGGGAGACACCGGTGACCCGTGGCGTGCGTCTGGTTTCCATCGTCGATGACGCCACTCAGCACATTGGCCAGGCTGCTTATGTTGCCGGAGCGGTGACGGCTGCAAGCTAGCTCCCATCGAAGTGCGGCCCGCAATGAATCGAGGCTTAATGGTGCACGCGGCGCAGTACTCCCCTGCGCTCACAACGGCTTGACCATGATCAAGCACGGCGTTTCAGGTCCCCAGAGATCAGTTTCCTCCAGGGCGAGAAAACCGCAACCCTCATAAAAATGGCGTGTCCTGGCGTATCCAGCATCTGGGTGCGATGGGCCGAGAGTCTTGACTTCCAAAAGGCGTGCACCTCTGGCACGAGCATCAGCCTCGATGGCTGTCATCATCGCGGTGCCGACGCCGGTTCCGTGCGCCTGGCGGTCCACGAGCATCAAGTGGATTTCGGCAACGTGCCGGAAGTGCCGGTCAACAAGCGTCACGCCGAGAACAGCTCCTGACTCATCGCGGACTGTCCAGGTCTCCTTGGCTTGAGCAGCTTCGATGTACTCTTTGTTCGTTTCCGGCTGGCCAAACCATTCGGGCACCGTGGCCAACAATCGTTCCACATCCTTCGGAACTGGTTCATCTAGGCGAGCTATGCGGGCTTTCTTGGCGCCTTGGTAATCAAGTCGCTCCTCCCAGTCCTGGCGAAGCAATCCATAGACCCAGGAATCCGAAGTATCTCCGTTGACGGTGCAGTCCTGGCGCAGGGTGCCTTCAAGCCGAAATCCGAGTTTCTCCAGGACTCTGGCCGAGGCAATATTGCGCGTATCCGCTTCAGCTTGGACTCGGTTTAGATCAACAGTTTGATAGGCCCAGCCCAGCAAGGCCTCGACCGCTTCAGTGGCATATCCCCGGCCCCAGGATGCTTCGCTGAGGCAATAGCCTACGGACGCGCTACGGAATTCCGGGTTCCACGAATTGAAGGTGCACCATCCCAGGAACGCGGAGTCCGATTGTCGTTCAATGACCAGCCGGGTTCCTGTTCCTTCATCGGCCATTCGCGCGTTGCCTTCCATGAATCTGGCGATCGACGACTGATCGCTCCAAGGCGGAGAATCCCAGTAGCGCAGCACCTTTGCGTTACTCTGCAATGCGTAGAGATTGGAGCCATCCGATTCGGCAAAACCCCGCAGCCTCAGGCGCGCAGTCTGCAAAGTTGGAACGGGCAATGCTGATACGGGCTTAGTCATGCAATGCATACTGCCACGAATCCAGCACCGCCACGAGGCCCCCAAGCTCGCTCGTTGCCAAAGTACCGGTCGAGGAAAAGCCTTGCCCAGCGTCAAAATCGGAAGGTAGTCTACCGTCTAAGCGCCGCTCGGCGCCCTCTCCTATCATCGACAGGCGACCCCATGTCCTTCCAAGCGTATTTGGACACTATCGAGAAAAAGACAGGCCTGACTCCGCGACAGCTCATAGCCATCGCCCATGAGAAGGGGCTCGATGCGCCCGGGACCAAAGCATCCGAGATCTTGGCTTGGTTGAAGGACGACTACGAACTGGGTCGCGGGCACGGCATGGCGCTAGTGCATGTCATTCAAAAGGACCCAACGATCAGCAGTAAACATGTCGGCAGTGGCGGCACGCACAGCGACGAGTCGGATACTTTGTGGCTCGATGGCATCGCGACCAAGCCCTAGTTTCCAGCGGTCCCCCGCACATGATCCCGCACTCACAATTCAGCGCGAGGAGTTGCTGAAACTGGCTGTCTGACCACTGCTTTCGGAGTAGTCTGACACATACGCCGCTGTCCTGCCCCCCCGAGGAAGAGGGATTTTTAATGCCACTCGCCCATCCGCGACCGCCCTTCGATCCAGAATTAGAAGCAATTCTTTCTTCTGCCGAAGCCCAGCTTCCGCCAACGCTGACGGCAGAGATGATTCCGCTGCTTCGACAAGCCAATCCTGTCGAGGTTCCACCGGAGGAAGTGCTGGCTGGGACGGGCATCGTTCGCCGCGATGTCACGATCCCAGGTTTCGAGGGCGCGGAGATCGAGATATCGGTTTTGCAGCGTGAAGGGCGCACAGGGCGCGGACCTGGAATCTATTACCCCCATGGCGGAGGGATGGTCATCGACGACCGATGGGCAGGGTTGAGCCAGTTCCTGCCATGGGTCATCGAAAACGACGCGGTGGCAATCACCGTCGAATATCGCCTGGCTCCCGAATTCCCCGACCCCTATCCTGTCGAAGACGCCTACGCCGGCTTGCTGTGGACCAGTGAGCATGGCGAGGAGCTCGGCATCGATCCCGACCGCCTCATTATTGCCGGCGCCAGTGCAGGCGGTGGATTGGCTGCGGGCATCGCTCTGCTAGCCAGGGACCGCAAGGGCCCAGCACTGGCAGGCCAGGTGCTCATCTATCCGATGCTTGATGACCGGGACGCTACGGTCTCTACAGTGCAGATTGATGGAGAAGGGATTTGGGACCGGGGCAGCAACATCTTGGGCTGGAGCGCACTGCTCGGCGAGCGCAAGGGCACCGACGAGGTGTCCACCTATGCCGCACCGGCGCGCGCGACGGATTTGTCTGGTCTGCCTCCGGCCTATATCGATTGTGGTTCGGCAGAAGTGTTCCGGGATGAAGACGTCGCCTACGCGACATTGCTCTGGCAGAGCGGCGTCCAAGCTGAGCTTCATGTGTGGCCCGGCGGCTACCACGGCTTTGACATGAGCGCTCCGGATTCCGTGTTGGGCAAGAAGATGATTTCCACCCGCAGCCAATGGATTGCGCAGATCCTGAAAGGCTAGGTCTTTCCTCTTCTGCATGGCCTTGGGCCTTGTTAACATGAGCTTATGACGAGCACTGACGGCAAGGCTGATGCGCTGGTGTGGGTCGCTCTGATCCACACGCCGGGTCCGACCGCGACAAGCCCGATGTCAAAGGATCCCCGCTTCGTGAAGCATCTGGCCGTCCTCCGCTCGCTGGCGCAGGAGGGCTGGCTCGTCGCGGCCGGTTCTTTTAGCGACGCTGATGGCGAGGGAATGACCGTCGTTCGCGTACCCCATTCTGTGGGCATTCAAAAGATTTCAACGCTGGCTCGCGCCGATGAGTCCGTGACATCCGGGTTGTTCGACGTACGCATCCGGCCGTGGAATTTCGCTATGACCGGCTAAGGACACGCGCTTCGCCCTAGTCGTCGAGATCAGACATATCCAGCACGAAGCGATACCGGACGTCGCCGCGGGCCAAACGTTCAAGTGCCTCTTCGACTCGCGTGGAAGGCAGTACCTCGACGTCCGCAACCACCTGGTGTTCAGCACAGAATTCCAGCAGTTCCGCAGTCCGTCGGCGGTCGCCGCTTCCCGCTGACGATAGCTTCTTGCGTCCGATCAGCTGGTCGGTGGCTGCTAGCGATACGTCGCCGAGGTATCCGAGCAGGCACAGTTCCCCATCCAGCGCCAGCAGCGAAAGGTATGGCGCCAATTCGTGATTGACTGCCACAGTATCGAGGATGACATCGAATTGCCCACGCACTGCTGACATGGCGGCCTCGTCGGTCGAGAGCAACAATCGCTGTGAGCCCAAGCGTGCAACATCTTCGGCTTTGTCTGCGGTGCGGCTGATGACCGTGGTGTCAGCACCCAAGACAACCGCCAATTTGACGGCGAGGTGGCCTAGACCGCCAAGTCCCACGACGGCTACCCGCGTGCCAAGGCCCACGTTCATGGCGCGCAATGGCTCCCATACGGTCACCCCGGCACACATCAACGGTGCGGCAACGGCGGCGAAGGCCTGATCGCGATCGGCGATATCCGTTGCCAGAGCCAAGGCGCTGCCGCCGGCTGCTTCAATTTCTGCTACCAGTGTTGCCAGTCGATCCTTGCGCCTGGCAACCAGTGCTACCGATGCGCCCCTGGCGGGCAAGCTCCAATGCGGTGGCGTGCCCGATGCCGCTACTGGCACCGGTGACAATTGCTACGGTTCCGTTCAACTTGTTCACTTGAACGCTCCCTTCGTGGTTTGTTTTAGTCCTCGTGGCCAAGCCCGGTGGACAGGTCCGCATGCGCGTGAGCCTCAGCCCTCAGCTGCTGGCCCTTGGCGGCAATCGCCTCAACAGCGTCTGCACCGGCGACCCAACGCAGCGGCGGCTCGTCGAGTGCGAGCACCTTGACCAGGCTGGCAGCGAGCTTGGCAGGATCTCCGGCCTGCTGTCCGTTCATGCCCTTCCACGCCTCAATGGTCTGTTCGGTCGCCTGGTCATAGTCCTCGACGCTGACTTCTGGCCAGATCGTGGAGGCGCCTTCGACCAGCAGCTCAGTGCGGAAGAATCCAGGCTCGACAATGGTCGTGCCAATACCGAAGCGGGACAGCTCTGGTGCGATCGACTCCATCCAGCCCTCCAACGCGAACTTCGAGGCAGCGTAAGCAGAGGTGAATTCCCCGCCAACGGCGCCTGCCAAGGAAGTAATGGTGGCAACGCGTCCACTGCGCTGGGCACGCATGACCGGCAGCACGGCCCGGGTCACGTTCAGCGTTCCGAAGAAGTTCATTTCCATCTGCGCACGGACTTGGGCCGAGCTCAGGGTCTCGAAGAATTCTGCGTAGAACATGCCGGCGTTGTTCACCAGCACGTCAATGCGCCTGAAGCGCTCTTCGGCACGCTCGATGGCGTTCTGTGCCGAAGCTTCATCGGTGATGTCCAGTGCGATTGGGATCAGCGCTTCATGCTCGCCAGAACCTGCGTCACCTTGGCTTCTGAACGGGCGGTGGCGATGACTCGATATACCGCAGCCAGCGCCGCCTTGGCGATGTTGATTCCCATGCCTCGAGCTGCGCCGGTGATGAGCCAAACCTGTTGATCAGTCATTGTCCTTGAATCCTTTCGGGGAAATATCTTTCATCATCAAGTAGACCGTTGCTTCAAAAGGCCCACCACGCCCGCTTTATACGTGTACTGACGGGGCCACCCTCAGCGGCCACCAGCT harbors:
- a CDS encoding alpha/beta hydrolase, with amino-acid sequence MPLAHPRPPFDPELEAILSSAEAQLPPTLTAEMIPLLRQANPVEVPPEEVLAGTGIVRRDVTIPGFEGAEIEISVLQREGRTGRGPGIYYPHGGGMVIDDRWAGLSQFLPWVIENDAVAITVEYRLAPEFPDPYPVEDAYAGLLWTSEHGEELGIDPDRLIIAGASAGGGLAAGIALLARDRKGPALAGQVLIYPMLDDRDATVSTVQIDGEGIWDRGSNILGWSALLGERKGTDEVSTYAAPARATDLSGLPPAYIDCGSAEVFRDEDVAYATLLWQSGVQAELHVWPGGYHGFDMSAPDSVLGKKMISTRSQWIAQILKG
- a CDS encoding GNAT family N-acetyltransferase gives rise to the protein MTKPVSALPVPTLQTARLRLRGFAESDGSNLYALQSNAKVLRYWDSPPWSDQSSIARFMEGNARMADEGTGTRLVIERQSDSAFLGWCTFNSWNPEFRSASVGYCLSEASWGRGYATEAVEALLGWAYQTVDLNRVQAEADTRNIASARVLEKLGFRLEGTLRQDCTVNGDTSDSWVYGLLRQDWEERLDYQGAKKARIARLDEPVPKDVERLLATVPEWFGQPETNKEYIEAAQAKETWTVRDESGAVLGVTLVDRHFRHVAEIHLMLVDRQAHGTGVGTAMMTAIEADARARGARLLEVKTLGPSHPDAGYARTRHFYEGCGFLALEETDLWGPETPCLIMVKPL
- a CDS encoding YciI family protein, which codes for MTSTDGKADALVWVALIHTPGPTATSPMSKDPRFVKHLAVLRSLAQEGWLVAAGSFSDADGEGMTVVRVPHSVGIQKISTLARADESVTSGLFDVRIRPWNFAMTG
- a CDS encoding zinc-binding dehydrogenase, which encodes MPVAASGTPPHWSLPARGASVALVARRKDRLATLVAEIEAAGGSALALATDIADRDQAFAAVAAPLMCAGVTVWEPLRAMNVGLGTRVAVVGLGGLGHLAVKLAVVLGADTTVISRTADKAEDVARLGSQRLLLSTDEAAMSAVRGQFDVILDTVAVNHELAPYLSLLALDGELCLLGYLGDVSLAATDQLIGRKKLSSAGSGDRRRTAELLEFCAEHQVVADVEVLPSTRVEEALERLARGDVRYRFVLDMSDLDD
- a CDS encoding SDR family NAD(P)-dependent oxidoreductase — translated: MTTLSEMAGKYALVTGGSSGIGVAIANELAAAGANIILVARASDRLEQTAAGLSQNHGVTGENIASNLHSPGAASELIAKVAEVGIDIEMLVNSAGTSSKDLVAEYEPAILRQLVDLNVGALTELTTMVVADMVRRGHGAIINVASTGAYSPAPLLAVYAASKAYVLSFTQALWAETRDSGVRVVAVSPGPTLTPMNSAPARGKRQPEQVAWTALSALEANGPAVIDGGMNKASALLARLLPPRFMAPLAKRMLQPK
- a CDS encoding mycothiol transferase, translating into MNAHAIFADFIQRPIDAAHRLPELTGEQLNAHPENHPNSIAWLLWHTGREIDVQLSHLYGKPEVWESFRERFDLGELGDSVGYGHTTEQARKIQVSDRQLLVDYVEACLRALADYINVLAETDLDEVIDTSWETPVTRGVRLVSIVDDATQHIGQAAYVAGAVTAAS
- a CDS encoding DUF4287 domain-containing protein — translated: MSFQAYLDTIEKKTGLTPRQLIAIAHEKGLDAPGTKASEILAWLKDDYELGRGHGMALVHVIQKDPTISSKHVGSGGTHSDESDTLWLDGIATKP